The window ACATGGGCGGGCCCGGCCCGGATCAAGGCAAAGGCGGCAAATACCTCATCGTTCCTCCTGGCTATGAAGGCAGCTTGCCGAAGGACAAGAAGGACGGTGGCGACTACTTCGTCCGGAATTCCCCTTCGTACGTCAACTGGGTGCCTCTTCGCGGCTTCCTCGTCGATGGCAAGACCGATGCGGCCGTAAAGATGTTCAGGGAGGGCGTCAAGGTTTATCCGTTCAGCAAGGCCGCCAACCCGCCGAAGATGGAGTTCATCAGCAGCTCCAAGGTTTCTTTCAACACGGTGCACGCCAACAACTTCGAGTTCTTCAATGAACTCGATCACGTGATCCAGAAAGAGCCGATTGATTTCATCGATCCCGAACTGCGCGGCCTGGCGGCAAGCATCGGCATCAAGAAGGGGCAAAAGTTCGCGCCCGATGAACGCATGAAAAAGATCCTGACCGACGCCGTCGCGGTGGGTAACGCGACCGCGCGAGCGATACATTTCCGCGATCGTGATTCGCGAAATGCCTTCTACCCGGGCAGCCAATGGACGACTCTTTTCGGCACCGCCGACTACCGATGGCTCGAAGATGGCGGAAATGCCGGCCGCAACTTGGATGCGCGCACGAAGTATTATTACGGCTACACTGTGAACACTCCAAAGATGGAGGCGAAGATCGTAGGCAAGGGCTCGCAATACGCGATCAGCTTCGCCGACAACGCCGGCAACCCGTTCGACGGCGCAAAGAATTACCAACTCCACGTTCCGGCGAACGTCCCCGCCAAAGATTTCTGGTCGGTGGTTATTTACGATCCGCAGACGCGCTCAGAACTCCAGACGAGTCAGCCGTTCCCCAGTAGGAATAATAAACGCGACAAGCTGATCGTCAACGCCGACGGCTCGGTGGATCTCACCTTCGGCTCCAAAGCGCCCAAGGACAGGGAAGCCAACTGGATTGCAACCGTGCCGGGCAAAGGTTGGTTCGCGATCTTCCGGTTGTATGGCCCGCTCGATCCGTGGTTCGAGAAGACCTGGCGGCCGGGCGAGATCGAACTCGTGAAATGAAACCGAAAGGAACACCAATCATGCCTACAAGACTCATCACACTCACCACAACCCTCGCGCTCGCCGCTGCGAGCCTCGCGCTCCCGGCCCTCGCTGCTGAGGAAGCCGCCACCACCGACATCGGCACGCTCGACAAGGCGACCGCCGAGCAGGCATTCAAGAAACCGCCTTACTCGCCTTATGCGGGTCGCAACTTCCCCACGCGGCCGTTTTTCGGCGACACCCATCTGCACACGTCGTTCTCGATGGATGCTGGGGCATTCGGCGCCCGGCTCGGACCGAAGGATGCGTATCGCTTTGCCAGGGGCGAAGAGATCACCGCCTCCAGCGGCCAGCAGGTCGAACTCTCCCGGCCGCTCGACTTCCTCGTGGTGACCGATCACTCGGACAACATGGGTTTCTTCCCGCAACTCTTCGCAGCCGATCCCAAAATGCTGGCCGACCCGACGGGCCGCCGTTGGTATGACATGATCCAATCGGGCAAAGGCGCGGACGCAGCGCTCGAGATCATCATCGCGTTCTCGCAGGGCAAATTTCCAAAGGCACTGGAGTTTCTCCCCGGCACCCCCGCCTATCGCACGGCGTGGCGCGAGACAATCAAGGCGGCAGAGGAAGCAAACGAGCCGGGGCGATTCACGGCCTTCATCGGCTATGAGTGGACCTCGAACACCGGCGGAAACAACCTGCACCGCAACGTCATCTTCCGCGACGACGGCGACAAGGCCAGCCGGGTCGAACCGTTCACCGTTTATCCGCCGATGGGCAGCGATGATCCGCGCGACCTGTGGAAATGGATGACCGCCTACGAGGAAAAGACCGGCGGCGAGGTGCTCGCCATTGCGCACAACGGTAATCTGAGCAACGGGCGCATGTTTCCGATCATCGAGCCCGGCACCGGCAAGAAGATTGACCGCGAATATGCCGAGACCCGCGCGAAGTGGGAGCGTCTCTACGAAGCCACGCAAATCAAGGGCGATGGCGAGTCGCATCCGTTCCTCTCGCCCAACGACGAATTCGCGAACTTCGAGCGCTGGGACAAGGGCAACCTGGATTTAAGCGAACTGAAGAAGCCGGAGATGTTCGAGTTCGAGTACGCCCGGTCGGCGCTCAAGAAC of the Pseudomonadota bacterium genome contains:
- a CDS encoding DUF1254 domain-containing protein; this translates as MKIFRKQNIIVAALASVLVITSAQAKTPGFNTEIPEKIMTPDTVETPIGTLKFVDGVPTAETTKTVYDHLDFLRGVEVFLNFIPAASMEGLRLGAIEHGATKSNQALLFDQLMDSNPLFLTGNTDTVYCLMFLDLEVDGPTVVEVPAGTGPGTVNDAFFRFVEDMGGPGPDQGKGGKYLIVPPGYEGSLPKDKKDGGDYFVRNSPSYVNWVPLRGFLVDGKTDAAVKMFREGVKVYPFSKAANPPKMEFISSSKVSFNTVHANNFEFFNELDHVIQKEPIDFIDPELRGLAASIGIKKGQKFAPDERMKKILTDAVAVGNATARAIHFRDRDSRNAFYPGSQWTTLFGTADYRWLEDGGNAGRNLDARTKYYYGYTVNTPKMEAKIVGKGSQYAISFADNAGNPFDGAKNYQLHVPANVPAKDFWSVVIYDPQTRSELQTSQPFPSRNNKRDKLIVNADGSVDLTFGSKAPKDREANWIATVPGKGWFAIFRLYGPLDPWFEKTWRPGEIELVK
- a CDS encoding DUF3604 domain-containing protein, with the protein product MPTRLITLTTTLALAAASLALPALAAEEAATTDIGTLDKATAEQAFKKPPYSPYAGRNFPTRPFFGDTHLHTSFSMDAGAFGARLGPKDAYRFARGEEITASSGQQVELSRPLDFLVVTDHSDNMGFFPQLFAADPKMLADPTGRRWYDMIQSGKGADAALEIIIAFSQGKFPKALEFLPGTPAYRTAWRETIKAAEEANEPGRFTAFIGYEWTSNTGGNNLHRNVIFRDDGDKASRVEPFTVYPPMGSDDPRDLWKWMTAYEEKTGGEVLAIAHNGNLSNGRMFPIIEPGTGKKIDREYAETRAKWERLYEATQIKGDGESHPFLSPNDEFANFERWDKGNLDLSELKKPEMFEFEYARSALKNGLKLENELGVNPYKFGMVGSTDAHTGLAAVEEDNFFGKTSASEPSPTRATHPFMKTAKAVIMGWEQTASGYAAVWAKENTRESIFDAMKRRETYATTGSRMAVRFFGGFDFDAKDAVNRMPAQIGYTKGVPMGGDLNNAPAGKAPTFLVAALKDPIGGNLDRYQIIKGWLDAKGELHEKIYDVAVSGGREIGADGRCKTAVGNTVDVPNATWSNTIGAPELIAVWKDPDFDPALRAFYYGRVIEIPTPRWTGYDAKKFSVKMPPEVPMTTTERAYTSPIWYTPEK